The following are encoded in a window of Arctopsyche grandis isolate Sample6627 chromosome 2, ASM5162203v2, whole genome shotgun sequence genomic DNA:
- the LOC143922480 gene encoding uncharacterized protein LOC143922480: MECRLCLCQQGPAGSFVSIHDDPHPPRLAQRIWTCCQLPVRKGDHLPNMICLSCVNTLELLDGFRNACFRIDQTSRVRLNESLAIKPEEVWLEDLKWEDETGAHLPPNISSSPDDGEIHRRKITSDNMKHDINTPTDELPLRKASNEICSTRSELDHNINYQGESFFRQQNLAVRKTSHIRRKLNKCDICLESFTQSRSLVRHMRCHTGEKLFKCDICLKSFALKTYLRKHIRIHSEVSPHKCEICLKSFTTKPSLRKHMSIHTGVKPHKCDICLKSYASKSDIRVHMSVHSGVHKCNICLKTFATKYVLRKHMNIHTGIKPHKCEICLKAFASKYNLYTHMSIHSGVKPYKCDICIKTFNSKIEVHKHMHIHTGIKPHKCDFCLKSFTSQSNLRVHMIIHDGVKSHKCEICLKSFTLKSHVIRHMNTHTGIKPHKCNICLKSFTSKYNLRTHMLIHDGEKSHKCDICLIPFTSKYNLRTHMNIHSGVKSLKCDICLKPFISKCYLSRHMSIHTGIKPYKCNVCSKSFAHKHNLVDHINRHTGVKPYKCEICLKSFLLKFSLSTHLKTHTRGIPIKLI; encoded by the exons ATGGAGTGTCGGCTTTGTCTCTGCCAGCAGGGTCCAGCAGGgtccttcgtctccatccatgacgaccctcatccaccGCGTTTGGcgcaacgcatttggacctgctgtcaatTGCCG GTCAGGAAAGGTGACCATCTGCCAAATATGATATGCCTCTCTTGTGTCAACACTCTGGAATTGCTCGACGGCTTTCGAAACGCTTGTTTTCGGATTGACCAAACGTCTAGAGTGCGGTTGAACGAGTCTTTGGCTATCAAGCCGGAGGAAGTTTGGCTGGAAGATTTAAAATGGGAAGATGAAACGGGTGCTCATTTACCGCCAAACATTTCTAGTTCTCCAGACGATGGCGAG ATACACAGAAGAAAAATTACTTCAGACAATATGAAACATGATATTAACACCCCGACAGACGAGTTACCGTTACGAAAAGCTTCAAATGAGATATGCTCTACACGTTCCGAATTGGATCATAACATCAATTATCAAGGCGAATCATTTTTTCGTCAGCAAAATCTTGCAGTACGGAAAACATCTCATATTCGAAGAAAGCtgaacaaatgtgacatttgtttagaGTCTTTCACTCAAAGCCGTTCCTTAGTGAGACATATGAGATGCCATACTGGagaaaaactattcaaatgcgatatttgtttaaaatcattcgctTTAAAAACTTACCTCCGTAAACACATTAGGATTCACAGTGAGGTTAGCccacacaaatgtgagatttgcttaaaatcatttactacaaAACCTAGCCTCCGTAAACACATGAGTATTCATAcgggggtaaagccacacaaatgtgacatttgtttgaaatcatacgCTTCAAAATCTGACATCCGTGTACATATGAGTGTTCATAGTGGGgtacacaaatgtaacatttgtttaaaaacatttgctacaaaatacgtgctccgcaaacacatgaatattcataccgggataaaaccacacaaatgtgagatATGCTTAAAAGCGTTTGCTTCAAAATACAACCTCTATACACACATgagtattcatagtggggtaaagccatacaaatgtgacatttgcattaaaacatttaattcaaaaattgaggTCCATAAACACATGCATATTCATaccgggataaaaccacacaaatgtgacttttgtttaaaatcattcacttcacAGTCTAACCTCCGTGTACACATGATTATTCATGATGGggtaaaatcacacaaatgcgaaatttgtttaaaatcattcactttaAAATCTCACGTCATTAGACACATGAAtactcatactgggataaaaccacacaaatgtaacatctgtttaaaatcattcacttcaaaATATAACCTCCGTACACACATGCTTATTCATGATGGggaaaaatcacacaaatgcgACATTTGTTTAATACCATTCACTTCAAAATATAACCTCCGTACACACATgaatattcatagtggggtaaaatcactaaaatgcgacatttgtttaaaaccatTCATTTCAAAATGTTACCTCAGTAGACACATGAGTATTCATACggggataaaaccatacaaatgtaatgTTTGTTCAAAATCCTTTGCTCACAAACATAATCTCGTTGACCACATAAATCGTCATACTGGAGttaagccatacaaatgtgagatttgtttaaaatcattccttcTAAAATTTTCACTTTCCACGCATTTGAAAACCCACACTCGAGGAATTCCAATCAAATTAATTTGA